Proteins encoded together in one Hymenobacter monticola window:
- a CDS encoding DUF4270 family protein, with protein sequence MNWLTSRCAPLVAVAALAALAGCDKGTDLNVDLPETTAVNTTYKDIPLEVATVRLSPVQTLKASNFLVGRLADNVAGTTTAGFYSNVIDAAGVNTVVRASNGIPSDSLPASFTSPLLDSVVLVAGFDRVYGSTATPVRFDVFKLVAPLDERQSGYDSNSTVALDPTPLGLNLTSRLDRRQVQIVTPGDTATTTRAATPAVTTIVPDPTVRLLLQRTAVPASGTRPAVSAVPSAFADVLFSDLKTAGFSQTQLDTRLKGIAVLPNAAHAGSIVSFSKGYKSRIVVYYHIPGVRNPRHVYSIYFGPTYSGMGLASSRDPRYFTTIANVLPPALAALAAPSGAVPAAALSGTSYVQEGTGLSTRLTLQGRITLKSLTQSNDTSGVVINRAELLVPIKPYTNVLYSSPLQLFGVETDANNSILQRTVNFLSVDRVVQADGQNPLGTGYPAAGVLADASGQSSYTIPITSFLQNYLYSDPATKAKYLVLTPNIRTLSNLSLNRAALDANNIRLRVYYSRQR encoded by the coding sequence ATGAATTGGCTAACTAGCCGCTGTGCGCCCCTCGTAGCCGTGGCCGCCCTGGCGGCGCTCGCCGGCTGCGACAAAGGCACCGACCTGAACGTGGATTTGCCGGAAACAACGGCCGTCAACACCACCTACAAAGACATTCCGCTGGAAGTGGCCACCGTGCGCCTCTCGCCGGTGCAAACCCTCAAGGCCAGCAATTTCCTGGTGGGCCGCCTGGCCGACAACGTGGCCGGGACCACCACGGCCGGCTTTTATTCCAATGTCATCGACGCCGCCGGCGTCAACACCGTTGTGAGGGCCAGCAACGGGATTCCGAGCGATTCGCTGCCCGCTAGCTTCACCTCTCCCCTGCTCGACTCGGTGGTGCTGGTGGCGGGGTTCGACCGCGTGTACGGCAGCACGGCAACGCCGGTGCGGTTCGATGTATTCAAGCTGGTGGCTCCGCTCGACGAGCGGCAGTCGGGCTACGACAGCAACAGCACGGTAGCGCTGGACCCGACGCCTTTGGGCCTAAACCTGACCAGCCGCCTCGACCGCAGGCAAGTGCAGATAGTGACGCCGGGCGATACGGCGACCACCACTAGGGCCGCCACGCCGGCCGTGACCACCATCGTGCCCGACCCCACGGTGCGCCTGCTGCTACAGCGCACAGCTGTGCCCGCCAGCGGCACCCGGCCGGCCGTATCCGCCGTGCCCTCGGCGTTTGCCGACGTTTTGTTTAGTGACCTGAAGACCGCCGGGTTTTCGCAGACCCAGCTCGACACGAGGCTGAAAGGCATTGCCGTTCTGCCCAATGCCGCCCATGCCGGCAGCATCGTGAGCTTCAGCAAGGGCTATAAGTCGCGCATTGTGGTGTATTACCACATTCCTGGCGTCCGAAACCCGAGGCACGTTTATTCCATTTACTTCGGCCCGACCTACAGCGGCATGGGGCTGGCATCGTCGCGTGACCCGCGCTACTTTACCACCATCGCCAACGTGCTGCCCCCGGCGCTGGCGGCACTGGCGGCCCCTTCCGGGGCCGTGCCAGCGGCGGCACTGAGTGGCACCAGCTACGTTCAGGAGGGCACGGGCCTGAGCACGCGCCTCACCCTGCAGGGGCGCATCACGCTGAAATCCCTCACTCAATCGAACGACACCAGCGGCGTGGTTATCAACAGGGCCGAGTTGCTGGTGCCCATCAAGCCGTATACCAACGTGTTATACAGCAGCCCGCTCCAGCTGTTTGGGGTGGAAACGGACGCCAATAATTCAATTTTGCAGCGTACGGTAAACTTTTTGTCGGTTGATAGAGTAGTGCAGGCCGACGGTCAAAACCCCTTGGGCACGGGCTACCCGGCCGCGGGGGTGTTGGCGGACGCCAGCGGGCAGTCGTCTTACACCATTCCCATTACTTCGTTCCTGCAAAACTACCTGTACAGCGACCCGGCCACGAAGGCGAAGTACTTGGTGCTAACGCCCAACATCCGAACCCTGAGTAACTTATCGTTGAACCGGGCGGCGCTCGATGCCAACAACATCCGCCTGCGCGTGTACTACTCGCGTCAGCGGTAA
- a CDS encoding glycogen/starch synthase, with amino-acid sequence MSKLRILYAATEIDPFLQTTKVAEMLRRLPASMQEMGCEIRIFVPRFGIINERKNRLHEVVRLSGINIAVGDDEKPLVIKVASIPTAKLQVYFIDNEDYFHRKSALVDKNDKFYADNDERAIFFCKGVLETVKKLGWSPNIVHCSDWMTGLIPLYLKTTYKKDPVFKDAKSVFSIYNNEFNDKFEGNILEKAKMLDIDDQMLASLKSADFSGFIKMGMEYADTVVRSDEDFSENMNGMFHEYALNHKLSQVATDENLHSSYLALYNELAN; translated from the coding sequence ATGTCGAAGCTACGAATCCTTTACGCGGCCACCGAAATCGACCCGTTTCTGCAGACTACGAAAGTAGCTGAAATGCTCCGGCGCCTACCCGCCAGCATGCAGGAGATGGGCTGCGAAATTCGCATTTTCGTGCCGCGTTTTGGCATCATCAACGAACGCAAAAACCGGCTGCACGAAGTGGTGCGCCTCTCCGGCATCAACATTGCCGTGGGCGACGACGAAAAGCCGCTGGTTATCAAGGTAGCTTCTATCCCGACGGCCAAACTGCAGGTTTATTTCATCGACAACGAGGATTACTTCCACCGCAAGTCGGCCCTGGTCGACAAAAACGACAAGTTTTACGCCGACAACGACGAGCGCGCCATCTTCTTCTGCAAGGGCGTGCTCGAAACGGTGAAGAAGCTGGGCTGGTCGCCCAACATCGTACACTGCTCCGACTGGATGACCGGTTTGATTCCGCTGTACCTGAAAACGACCTACAAGAAAGACCCGGTGTTCAAGGACGCCAAGTCGGTGTTCTCGATTTACAACAACGAGTTCAACGACAAATTCGAGGGCAACATTCTGGAGAAAGCGAAGATGCTCGACATCGACGACCAGATGCTGGCCTCGCTGAAGTCGGCCGATTTCAGCGGCTTCATCAAAATGGGCATGGAATATGCCGACACCGTGGTGCGGTCCGACGAGGACTTCAGCGAAAACATGAACGGCATGTTCCACGAATACGCCCTCAACCACAAGCTCAGCCAGGTAGCCACCGATGAAAACCTGCACTCTTCTTACCTAGCGCTGTACAATGAATTGGCTAACTAG
- the panC gene encoding pantoate--beta-alanine ligase has protein sequence MPPFSMQILTTAAALHAYTEQARQAGQRVGLVPTMGALHDGHLQLVQAARAACDVVVASIFVNPTQFNNAEDFRLYPRVPEADAALLGPAGCTALFAPSVEEMYPRPAVLRFDFGDLERVMEGAHRPGHFNGVATVVSKLFHMARPHQAFFGQKDWQQVAIIRQLVADLSFDLEIVTCPTIREADGLAMSSRNRRLDATARAVAPLLHRVLETAAAQVRQGVPPTQVKAAADAALAAEPLLTPEYVEVADAETLQPLDAYVPGRAVVLCLAAHLGGVRLIDNVVVD, from the coding sequence ATGCCTCCCTTCTCTATGCAGATACTAACAACTGCCGCTGCGTTGCATGCCTACACCGAACAAGCCCGCCAAGCCGGCCAGCGCGTGGGCCTGGTGCCCACCATGGGCGCTTTGCACGACGGCCACCTGCAACTGGTGCAAGCCGCCCGCGCCGCCTGCGACGTGGTGGTAGCCAGCATCTTTGTGAACCCCACGCAGTTTAACAACGCCGAGGACTTCCGCCTCTACCCGCGGGTGCCGGAGGCCGATGCGGCCCTGCTGGGGCCGGCCGGCTGCACGGCCCTGTTTGCGCCTTCGGTGGAAGAAATGTACCCCCGCCCTGCGGTGCTGCGGTTTGACTTCGGCGACCTGGAGCGGGTGATGGAAGGCGCGCACCGCCCCGGCCATTTCAACGGCGTGGCCACGGTGGTGAGCAAATTATTTCACATGGCGCGGCCCCACCAGGCTTTTTTTGGCCAGAAGGACTGGCAGCAGGTCGCCATCATCCGGCAACTCGTGGCCGACTTATCATTTGACCTCGAAATTGTGACCTGCCCCACCATTCGGGAAGCCGACGGGCTGGCCATGTCCTCGCGCAACCGCCGCCTCGACGCCACCGCCCGCGCTGTGGCGCCGCTGCTGCACCGGGTGCTGGAAACGGCCGCCGCGCAAGTGCGCCAGGGCGTGCCGCCTACGCAGGTGAAAGCCGCTGCTGATGCCGCCCTGGCCGCCGAGCCGCTCCTGACGCCCGAGTACGTGGAAGTGGCCGACGCCGAAACCCTGCAGCCGCTGGACGCCTATGTGCCCGGCCGCGCCGTGGTGCTGTGCCTGGCGGCCCACCTGGGCGGCGTGCGCCTGATTGATAACGTGGTGGTGGACTAG
- a CDS encoding lysylphosphatidylglycerol synthase transmembrane domain-containing protein produces MKTVFTVLKYALLLSISGALMWYAVRGQDLSRIGHYIATANYFWLAVTLSLSVLGYFSRAYRWQMQLKAAQNPAPYWHVYHASMVGNLANLVLPRMGEVIRCSVLRRTSGVPVQVAIGTVVTERVIDVLVLLGLLSTLLLLDFQTFWKFVTVDILGSRYDSLARNPLPLAIAGVVGIILLVVTGFALFRNLERLRQNAFFNKAVLFVKGLLAGVFSVLKLENKWLFLLHTLFTWVVYYLMDYLAFFCFPETYNLDMRAGLAVLTFGAFGMAAPVAGGIGPFHVLVQGVLIVYGISKEAGIAYALVVHGAQTLLVVLMGGISFIAVAAADKGSVAAEAEAIADEPLTSE; encoded by the coding sequence TTGAAAACGGTTTTCACGGTTCTTAAGTACGCGCTGCTGCTGAGCATTTCAGGCGCGCTGATGTGGTACGCGGTGCGGGGGCAGGACCTCTCGCGCATTGGCCACTACATTGCCACGGCCAACTATTTCTGGCTGGCCGTCACGCTGTCGCTGTCGGTGCTGGGCTATTTCAGCCGGGCCTACCGCTGGCAGATGCAGCTCAAGGCCGCGCAAAATCCGGCCCCGTACTGGCACGTGTACCACGCCAGCATGGTGGGCAACCTGGCCAACCTGGTGCTGCCGCGTATGGGCGAGGTCATCCGCTGCTCGGTGCTGCGGCGCACGAGCGGCGTGCCGGTGCAGGTGGCCATTGGCACGGTGGTAACGGAGCGGGTGATTGACGTGCTGGTGCTGCTGGGCCTGCTGAGCACGCTGCTGCTGCTGGATTTCCAGACGTTCTGGAAGTTTGTGACCGTCGATATTCTCGGCAGCCGCTACGATTCGCTGGCCCGCAACCCGCTGCCGCTGGCCATTGCGGGCGTGGTGGGAATTATTCTGCTTGTGGTCACGGGCTTTGCGCTGTTTCGCAACCTGGAGCGGCTGCGGCAGAATGCGTTTTTCAACAAGGCCGTGCTGTTTGTGAAAGGCTTGCTGGCGGGCGTATTCAGCGTGCTGAAGCTGGAAAATAAGTGGTTATTCCTCCTGCACACGTTGTTCACCTGGGTAGTGTACTACCTGATGGACTACCTGGCCTTCTTCTGCTTTCCCGAAACCTATAACCTCGACATGCGCGCCGGCTTGGCCGTGCTCACGTTTGGGGCGTTTGGCATGGCGGCGCCGGTGGCGGGCGGCATCGGGCCGTTTCACGTGCTGGTGCAGGGCGTGCTCATCGTGTATGGCATCAGCAAAGAAGCCGGCATTGCCTACGCATTGGTGGTACACGGCGCCCAGACGCTGCTGGTGGTGCTCATGGGCGGCATCAGCTTCATTGCCGTGGCCGCCGCCGACAAAGGCAGCGTAGCCGCCGAAGCCGAAGCCATTGCCGACGAGCCGCTTACCAGTGAGTAA
- the rfaE2 gene encoding D-glycero-beta-D-manno-heptose 1-phosphate adenylyltransferase — translation MWTKDKILSREQLPATVAAWREQGRKVVFTNGCFDLLHLGHVDYLEQARNLGDALVVGLNTDASVGALKPGRPIQDEDARARILASLAFVDAVVLFGEPTPLALIELVQPDVLVKGDDYAIDGIVGHELVLNRGGQVLTVPLVPGYSTSRIVERILRTT, via the coding sequence ATGTGGACGAAAGATAAAATTCTCAGCCGCGAACAACTGCCGGCCACCGTGGCGGCCTGGCGCGAACAGGGCCGCAAAGTGGTGTTCACCAACGGTTGCTTCGATTTGCTGCACCTCGGCCACGTCGACTACCTGGAGCAGGCCCGGAACCTGGGCGACGCCCTGGTAGTGGGCCTGAACACCGACGCTTCGGTAGGCGCCCTCAAGCCCGGCCGGCCCATTCAGGACGAGGACGCGCGGGCGCGCATTCTGGCGTCTTTAGCGTTTGTGGATGCCGTGGTGCTGTTCGGCGAGCCCACGCCGCTGGCCCTCATCGAACTCGTGCAGCCCGACGTGCTGGTGAAGGGCGATGACTACGCCATCGACGGAATTGTGGGGCATGAGTTGGTGTTAAATAGGGGCGGACAGGTGCTCACCGTGCCATTAGTGCCGGGCTATAGCACCTCGCGTATCGTGGAGCGCATTTTGCGTACTACGTAG
- a CDS encoding zinc metallopeptidase produces the protein MYFLLILLMLVSFGIQWRLRSKFKQYAQVGLHANLTGAQIAELMLADHGITDVRIISTDGSLTDHYNPTDKTVNLSEGVYAERSAAAAAIAAHECGHAVQHATAYSMLQFRSAMVPALSAVSTYMPWILLAGVFMINRSLIPLGVGIALFSLTTLFSFVTLPVEFDASRRALAWMDKRGVVTTQEHAMAKDALWWAAMTYVVAAISSLATLLYYVSIFMSGSRRN, from the coding sequence ATGTATTTCCTGTTGATTTTGCTGATGCTCGTTAGCTTCGGCATTCAGTGGCGTCTGCGCAGCAAGTTCAAGCAGTACGCGCAAGTGGGCCTGCATGCCAATTTGACCGGCGCCCAGATTGCCGAGCTTATGCTGGCCGACCACGGTATTACCGATGTGCGCATCATCAGCACCGACGGTAGCCTCACCGACCACTACAACCCCACCGACAAAACCGTGAACCTGAGCGAGGGCGTGTACGCCGAGCGCAGTGCCGCTGCGGCCGCCATTGCCGCCCACGAATGCGGCCACGCCGTGCAGCACGCCACGGCCTACTCCATGCTGCAGTTCCGCTCGGCCATGGTGCCCGCCCTGAGCGCCGTGTCCACCTATATGCCGTGGATTCTGCTGGCCGGCGTGTTCATGATTAACCGCTCGCTGATTCCGCTGGGCGTGGGCATTGCGTTGTTTTCGCTCACCACGCTCTTTTCCTTCGTCACCCTGCCCGTAGAATTCGACGCCTCGCGCCGGGCCCTGGCTTGGATGGACAAGCGCGGCGTGGTGACCACCCAGGAGCACGCCATGGCCAAGGACGCCCTCTGGTGGGCGGCCATGACCTACGTGGTGGCCGCCATCAGTTCCCTGGCTACACTGCTTTACTACGTAAGCATTTTCATGAGCGGCAGCCGGCGCAACTAA
- a CDS encoding T9SS type B sorting domain-containing protein, whose translation MRLLTLLLLLLTGGGQACAQGENNNWAFNFLYGLNFRPSGPAFFATSFRHSAGGCSAISDASGRLLFYTNGNTVWDSQHNPMTNACSTCDGAVAQLNAGFGAHHSTLIVQRPGSQSLYYVFTTDAQQNLLNGGLSYTEVDMSLRGGLGGVTAVRNVRLPTPTLSSKITEGVVGMQHSNRRDVWVVVHGLGNSTFYSFLVTPAGVNATPVASAGSRPSTNISMMKFAPDGRHLVRAGLYAPVELFDFDGATGLLSNAQVLDTDVANSFIYDFEFSADASKLYQTQGRLLGPGNAFDAAILYQYDLRAGSTAAIRNSKFVIRKSLLTDPDFRAMGDIEIGPDGRIYAISGNTLGIIDRPNRRGLDVNYRPVGLPTVAVNNITGISDHNLQNIVRLQPPSLDYMAETACAGATVSFAPYEIPTGTGPLTWTFYDPLTGAADSVQGPSAARAYPVAGTYRIKLSTTLRGQYYFSFRNLIISPVPNVALPDTVWLCAGPTLLSLPTQPAGSTTRWSDNSTGNQLNVSTPGTYWVEVSNYQGCTRADTTVAIACQVPNVITPNADAANEAFRLAGLQAADWSISIYNRWGGLVYRQERYDNRWNAPNQAAGIYYYLLRNRRSGQQLKGYVEVIR comes from the coding sequence ATGCGTTTGCTTACTCTTCTTTTGCTATTGTTGACGGGTGGTGGGCAGGCGTGTGCGCAGGGCGAGAATAACAACTGGGCTTTCAACTTTCTGTACGGGCTGAACTTTCGGCCCTCGGGACCGGCCTTTTTCGCCACCAGCTTCCGGCACTCGGCCGGCGGTTGCTCCGCTATTTCCGACGCCAGTGGCCGGCTCCTGTTCTACACCAATGGCAACACGGTTTGGGACAGCCAGCACAACCCCATGACCAACGCCTGTAGCACCTGCGACGGAGCCGTTGCCCAACTCAACGCCGGATTCGGTGCCCATCACAGCACGCTGATTGTGCAGCGCCCCGGCAGCCAGTCGCTTTATTACGTCTTCACCACCGACGCCCAGCAAAATCTACTCAACGGAGGTCTGTCCTACACCGAAGTCGATATGTCGCTTCGGGGTGGGCTGGGCGGCGTCACGGCTGTGCGCAATGTGCGCTTGCCCACGCCTACCCTTAGCAGCAAAATCACCGAGGGCGTGGTGGGCATGCAGCACAGCAACCGCCGCGATGTGTGGGTAGTGGTACATGGGCTGGGCAACAGCACTTTCTACAGCTTTTTGGTGACCCCGGCTGGTGTTAATGCAACGCCCGTGGCCAGCGCCGGTAGCCGCCCAAGCACAAACATCAGCATGATGAAATTTGCGCCGGATGGCCGGCATCTGGTGCGGGCCGGGCTTTATGCGCCCGTCGAACTGTTTGATTTTGACGGGGCCACCGGGCTTTTGAGCAATGCGCAAGTACTGGACACCGACGTAGCCAACTCGTTTATCTACGACTTTGAGTTTTCGGCCGATGCTTCTAAGCTTTACCAGACCCAAGGAAGGCTTCTTGGCCCCGGCAATGCTTTTGATGCTGCCATCCTATACCAGTACGACTTACGGGCGGGGTCAACGGCAGCCATTCGCAATTCCAAATTTGTCATCCGCAAATCGTTGCTCACCGACCCTGATTTTCGGGCGATGGGAGATATCGAAATTGGCCCCGATGGTCGCATCTATGCTATTTCCGGCAACACCCTCGGCATAATAGACCGTCCCAACCGACGGGGGCTGGACGTGAATTACCGTCCCGTCGGATTACCGACGGTGGCGGTCAACAACATTACGGGCATTAGCGACCATAACCTGCAGAACATCGTGCGCCTGCAGCCGCCCTCCCTCGATTACATGGCTGAAACCGCCTGCGCAGGAGCGACGGTGTCGTTTGCGCCCTACGAAATCCCGACCGGCACCGGCCCCCTTACCTGGACCTTTTACGACCCGCTGACCGGCGCGGCCGATTCGGTGCAGGGGCCCTCGGCCGCACGGGCTTACCCGGTAGCCGGCACCTACCGCATCAAGCTTTCGACCACCCTGCGGGGCCAGTACTACTTCTCCTTTCGAAACCTCATCATCTCCCCGGTGCCCAACGTAGCACTTCCCGACACAGTGTGGCTATGCGCTGGCCCAACCTTGCTTTCCCTGCCCACGCAACCGGCCGGCAGCACCACTCGCTGGTCGGACAATTCAACCGGTAATCAGCTCAATGTCAGCACACCGGGCACGTACTGGGTAGAGGTAAGCAATTATCAGGGCTGCACCCGCGCCGATACAACGGTAGCAATAGCTTGCCAGGTCCCCAACGTCATCACCCCCAATGCCGACGCGGCCAACGAAGCCTTTCGCCTCGCCGGCCTGCAGGCAGCCGACTGGAGTATAAGTATTTACAACCGCTGGGGTGGCCTGGTGTACCGGCAGGAGCGATACGATAACCGCTGGAATGCCCCGAATCAAGCCGCGGGCATCTATTATTACCTGCTACGCAACCGCCGCTCAGGCCAGCAGTTGAAAGGCTATGTGGAAGTAATTCGTTAA
- the ettA gene encoding energy-dependent translational throttle protein EttA translates to MSDQTIIFSMAGVSKIYPPQKQVLKNIYLSFFYGAKIGVLGLNGSGKSSLLKIIAGVDKQFQGEVVFSPGYSVGYLEQEPQLDPTKTVREVVEEGAAETVALLKEYDEINEAFGAEDADFDKLLERQGKVQERLDQLDAWNLDSKLERAMDALRTPPEEAIIGNLSGGEKRRVALCRLLLQEPDVLLLDEPTNHLDAESVYWLEQHLQQYKGTVIAVTHDRYFLDNVAGWILELDRGSGIPWKGNYSSWLEQKTARLAQEENQESKRAKTLQRELEWVRMSPKARQSKGKARLANYDKLASEEAKDKEQKLELFIPDGPRLGAQVIEAEGITKAFGDKLLFENLSFALPQGGIVGIIGPNGAGKTTLFRLITEQMQPDAGTFVVGPTVQTAYIDQQHDTLDPAKSVFDAITGGTETMLLAGRPVNSRAYVSKFNFGGGDQEKKVAMLSGGEKNRVHLAMTLKQGANLLLLDEPTNDLDVNAIRALEDALENFAGCAVIISHDRWFLDRLATHILAFEGDSEVVWFEGNFTDYEEAKRKRLGDVEPKRVRYKKLG, encoded by the coding sequence ATGAGCGACCAGACCATTATTTTCAGCATGGCCGGCGTGAGTAAGATTTACCCGCCCCAGAAGCAAGTTCTCAAAAACATCTACCTCTCGTTTTTCTACGGGGCCAAAATTGGCGTGCTCGGCCTCAACGGCTCGGGCAAGTCGAGCCTGCTGAAAATCATTGCCGGCGTCGACAAGCAGTTCCAGGGCGAAGTGGTGTTTTCGCCGGGCTACTCGGTGGGCTACCTGGAGCAGGAGCCCCAGCTCGACCCCACCAAAACCGTGCGCGAGGTGGTGGAAGAAGGCGCCGCCGAAACCGTGGCCCTGCTGAAGGAATACGACGAAATCAACGAAGCCTTTGGGGCCGAAGACGCCGATTTTGACAAGCTGCTGGAGCGTCAGGGCAAGGTGCAGGAACGGCTGGACCAGCTCGACGCCTGGAACCTCGACAGCAAGCTAGAGCGCGCCATGGACGCCCTGCGCACGCCGCCCGAAGAAGCCATTATCGGCAACCTCTCGGGCGGTGAGAAGCGCCGGGTGGCCCTGTGTCGCCTGCTGCTGCAGGAGCCCGACGTGCTGCTGCTCGACGAACCCACCAACCACCTCGACGCCGAAAGCGTGTACTGGCTGGAGCAGCACTTGCAGCAATACAAAGGCACCGTCATTGCCGTGACCCACGACCGGTACTTCCTCGACAACGTGGCCGGCTGGATTCTGGAGCTGGACCGCGGCTCGGGCATTCCGTGGAAGGGCAACTACAGCAGCTGGCTGGAGCAGAAAACGGCCCGCCTGGCCCAGGAGGAAAACCAGGAAAGCAAGCGCGCCAAAACCCTGCAGCGCGAGCTGGAGTGGGTACGCATGTCGCCCAAAGCCCGCCAGAGCAAAGGCAAGGCCCGCCTGGCCAACTACGACAAGCTAGCCAGCGAGGAAGCCAAAGACAAGGAGCAGAAGCTGGAACTGTTCATCCCCGACGGCCCGCGCCTGGGCGCGCAGGTGATTGAGGCCGAGGGTATCACCAAAGCGTTTGGCGACAAGCTGCTGTTCGAAAACCTGAGCTTCGCGCTGCCGCAGGGCGGCATCGTGGGCATCATCGGGCCCAACGGCGCAGGCAAAACCACGCTCTTCCGCCTCATCACCGAGCAAATGCAGCCCGATGCGGGCACCTTCGTGGTGGGCCCCACGGTGCAAACGGCCTACATCGACCAGCAGCACGACACCTTGGACCCAGCCAAATCGGTGTTCGACGCCATCACGGGCGGCACCGAAACCATGCTGCTGGCCGGCCGGCCGGTGAACTCCCGCGCCTACGTGAGCAAATTTAACTTTGGCGGCGGCGACCAGGAAAAGAAGGTGGCCATGCTCTCGGGCGGCGAGAAAAACCGCGTGCACCTGGCCATGACGCTCAAGCAAGGCGCCAACCTGCTGCTGCTCGACGAGCCCACCAACGACCTGGACGTGAACGCCATCCGGGCCCTGGAAGACGCGCTGGAAAACTTCGCCGGCTGCGCCGTCATCATCTCGCACGACCGGTGGTTCCTGGACCGGCTGGCCACGCACATCCTGGCCTTCGAGGGCGACTCGGAGGTGGTGTGGTTCGAGGGCAACTTCACTGATTACGAGGAAGCCAAGCGCAAGCGCCTGGGCGACGTGGAGCCGAAGCGCGTGCGGTACAAGAAGCTGGGATAG
- a CDS encoding DUF349 domain-containing protein, producing the protein MEPTDHLLAEAQRYGYVEAGGVWLRPVLAQPARQIGLVKETDDAALLYFAQRFETLSAKIDALLAKMEASDNKGSFLMKALHLKEQLQTFDGLGDFEALHRRLTDAEDAIGVTVAQNREKNLATKLGFIKEAEALRDTVEWVSASEKVKDLRQGWLKTGPVDKGMTEQLESRFQAAIQEFFDRRKAFQSDKKAMVTRVQNRYRDLIQQAESLKDSDQFETTSRQLKQLQQAWREVNGTLPKKQASELWTRFRAANNHFFERLKTHIASQQAASAGTAATPDVLLARKRALAERAEALMSVPPQEAIHQAKALQAEWKQVGTVRGEESDRIWQRFMVACDKIFELSALEYHLRKRAATEPVPTAPAERARFRASTLRELLKDDHAELETLRDNLDKLSPSAANESFRQMLQTKIRSFERKIRTKNDLIALFTQQAQAAG; encoded by the coding sequence ATGGAACCAACCGACCACTTGCTGGCCGAAGCCCAGCGCTACGGCTACGTGGAAGCCGGCGGCGTGTGGCTGCGCCCCGTGCTTGCCCAGCCCGCCCGCCAGATTGGCCTGGTCAAAGAAACGGACGACGCGGCGCTGCTCTATTTCGCCCAACGCTTTGAAACGCTAAGCGCCAAGATTGATGCCTTGCTGGCCAAAATGGAAGCCAGCGATAACAAAGGCTCCTTCCTCATGAAGGCCCTGCACCTCAAAGAGCAGCTGCAAACCTTCGACGGCCTCGGCGATTTTGAGGCCCTGCACCGCCGTCTCACCGACGCCGAAGACGCCATTGGTGTAACGGTGGCCCAGAACCGGGAGAAAAACCTGGCTACCAAGCTCGGTTTCATCAAGGAAGCCGAGGCCCTGCGCGACACCGTGGAGTGGGTATCGGCCAGCGAAAAGGTAAAGGACCTGCGCCAGGGCTGGCTCAAAACCGGCCCCGTCGACAAGGGCATGACCGAGCAGCTGGAAAGCCGTTTCCAGGCCGCCATCCAGGAGTTCTTCGACCGGCGCAAGGCGTTCCAGTCCGACAAGAAAGCCATGGTGACGCGGGTGCAGAACCGTTACCGCGACCTCATTCAGCAGGCCGAAAGCCTGAAAGATTCCGACCAGTTCGAAACCACCTCGCGCCAGCTCAAGCAGCTGCAGCAGGCGTGGCGTGAAGTGAACGGCACGCTGCCCAAAAAGCAGGCTTCCGAACTCTGGACGCGCTTTCGCGCCGCCAACAACCACTTCTTCGAGCGCCTCAAAACGCACATTGCCTCCCAGCAGGCCGCCAGTGCCGGCACCGCCGCTACGCCCGACGTGCTGCTGGCCCGTAAACGCGCCCTGGCCGAACGCGCCGAGGCGCTGATGAGCGTGCCGCCGCAGGAGGCTATTCATCAGGCCAAAGCCTTGCAGGCCGAATGGAAGCAGGTGGGCACCGTGCGGGGCGAAGAGTCGGACCGCATCTGGCAGCGCTTCATGGTGGCTTGCGACAAGATATTCGAGCTCAGTGCGTTGGAGTACCACCTGCGCAAGCGCGCCGCCACCGAGCCCGTGCCTACCGCCCCGGCCGAGCGCGCCCGCTTCCGGGCCAGCACGTTGCGCGAGTTGCTCAAGGACGACCACGCCGAGCTCGAAACCTTGCGCGACAACCTCGACAAGCTCAGCCCCAGCGCGGCCAACGAGTCGTTCCGGCAGATGCTGCAAACCAAAATCC